From the Planktothrix tepida PCC 9214 genome, one window contains:
- a CDS encoding DUF433 domain-containing protein, with protein sequence MSTLLERITINPRQCGGRPCIRGMRIRVSDVLDLFAVGLSAEDILEEMPDLEADDLKASLLYASRKLNHPVLGT encoded by the coding sequence ATGTCAACCCTATTGGAAAGAATCACAATTAATCCCAGGCAATGTGGTGGTCGTCCCTGTATTCGAGGGATGAGAATTCGGGTGTCAGATGTGTTAGACTTGTTTGCGGTTGGACTCAGTGCGGAAGATATATTGGAAGAAATGCCTGATCTCGAAGCAGATGATTTGAAAGCATCTCTTTTGTATGCCTCGCGGAAACTTAATCACCCAGTATTAGGGACATAA